The Neofelis nebulosa isolate mNeoNeb1 chromosome X, mNeoNeb1.pri, whole genome shotgun sequence genome has a segment encoding these proteins:
- the ARMCX5 gene encoding LOW QUALITY PROTEIN: armadillo repeat-containing X-linked protein 5 (The sequence of the model RefSeq protein was modified relative to this genomic sequence to represent the inferred CDS: inserted 1 base in 1 codon) codes for GRGRGWAEVCLKAGISGPANPRAKAKIQAKAGDGAVARTQTVIYTEAVAMXRDVSKMEAMAKTRVMTETKAKFLAEPGIVPQVKSKLMPMARVSAVTKYEVKAGAGSETNISSFAKADDKVNIESRSQRKREDNIKFRAGAGDRAGIVIESSDEDDENVCSWFWTGEEPSVGSWFWPEEETPSQVYKPPPKIQEKSKPIPKPELTIKQKAAAWSRARYSVLVPIEGGKPSLPPEGNWTLVETLIETPLGIRPLTKIPPYNGPYFQTLAEIKSQVRYREKYGPNPRTCRCKSRDFSLEPKEFDKLVALLKLTKDPFIHEIATMIMGISPAYPFTQDIIHDVGITVMIENLVNNPNVIEHPRALNIVDDNSESSEEPKPGESYIYQVCKDIFSYPLNSPVQLAGLKLLVHLSVKFEDHHIIINYIPDFLTLLSKGSVKTKFYVLKVFLRLSKNQANTRELISAKVLSSLVAPFNKNESKANILNIIEIFENINFQFKKKVKLFTKEEFTKSELISIFQEAKEFGQKLQDLVEHSDPEVRDKVIRLILKL; via the exons ggcaggggcagaggatgGGCTGAGGTTTGCCTAAAAGCTGGAATCAGTGGCCCTGCCAACCCTAGAGCCAAGGCTAAGATCCAGGCCAAGGCTGGGGATGGAGCAGTGGCCAGGACACAGACTGTGATCTACACTGAGGCCGTGGCTA ACAGGGATGTGAGCAAGATGGAAGCTATGGCTAAGACTAGAGTCATGACTGAGACTAAGGCAAAATTCCTGGCAGAACCTGGTATAGTGCCCCAAGTCAAGTCAAAGCTGATGCCTATGGCCAGGGTCAGTGCTGTGACCAAGTACGAAGTCAAGGCTGGTGCTGGAAGTGAAACCAATATCAGTTCCTTTGCCAAGGCTGATGATAAGGTCAATATTGAGTCCAGgtcccagagaaagagagaagacaacaTCAAAttcagggctggggctggggacagagctGGTATTGTAATCGAGTCCAGTGATGAGGATGACGAAAATGTCTGCTCCTGGTTCTGGACAGGAGAAGAGCCTAGTGTAGGATCCTGGTTCTGGCCTGAAGAGGAGACTCCTTCTCAAGTTTATAAGCCTCCACCTAAGATCCAGGAAAAGTCCAAGCCCATACCCAAACCTGAACTCactataaaacaaaaagcagcagCATGGTCAAGGGCCAGGTATAGTGTCCTAGTCCCAATAGAGGGAGGGAAGCCATCCTTGCCTCCAGAAGGGAATTGGACTCTCGTTGAGACCTTGATTGAAACTCCTCTGGGGATTCGGCCTCTGACCAAGATCCCACCCTATAATGGACCTTACTTCCAAACCTTAGCTGAGATCAAAAGCCAGGTTAGGTATAGAGAAAAGTATGGGCCCAATCCAAGAACCTGCCGCTGTAAATCACGTGACTTTAGTTTAGAGCCTAAAGAGTTCGATAAACTCGTTGCCCTACTTAAGTTAACTAAGGATCCTTTTATTCATGAAATAGCAACAATGATAATGGGCATTAGTCCTGCTTATCCATTTACCCAAGATATAATTCATGATGTAGGTATTACTGTTATGATTGAAAACTTGGTCAATAATCCCAATGTTATAGAACACCCTAGAGCTTTAAATATAGTAGATGACAACTCTGAGTCTTCTGAAGAACCAAAACCAGGAGAGTCATACATATATCAAGTTTGTAAGGACATATTCTCTTATCCCTTGAACTCCCCTGTGCAACTGGCTGGACTAAAATTATTAGTGCACCTGAGTGTGAAATTTGAGGATCAccatataattattaattacattCCAGATTTCCTCACTTTGTTAAGCAAAGGAAGTGTCAAAAccaagttttatgttttaaaagtgtttttgcGCTTGTCTAAAAATCAAGCCAATACAAGAGAACTGATTAGTGCCAAAGTACTGTCATCATTGGTTGCACCCTTTAACAAGAATGAGTCGAAGGCTAATATTCTTAATATCATTGAAATATTTGAGAATATAAATTTCCAATTCAAAAAGAAGGTGAAGCTATTTACCAAAGAAGAGTTCACTAAATCTGAGCTTATTTCCATATTCCAGGAAGCAAAAGAGTTTGGTCAGAAACTCCAAGACTTAGTAGAGCACAGTGATCCTGAGGTGAGAGATAAAGTTATACGATTAATACTTAAACTCTAA